A single genomic interval of Streptomyces sp. BA2 harbors:
- a CDS encoding MFS transporter produces MSTDTHTHGHPRPAGAARAATITLVVVLIAELMNALDGSIVHTALPSIQADTSASSAAVQWIPAAYTLTFALALITGGRLGDLFGRKRVFIAGTVLFTLASLLCGIATGPEFLVAARVLQGAGAAAMVPQVMATIAVTFDGESRAKAFGLYGMIMSLGGVLGPVLGAVLTSADIAGLGWRTIFLINLPIGLATVLFALRYIPESRDRQARRLDPLGMLLSSAGVLLIAFPLTVGGERNWPAWSLAMLAAGVVVLAVFVGQQRARTAQNGSALVALSLFRGKAFAGGLAAQLVFGLVSGVFLLTWVLFMQSGLGLSPGQFAPASVAISVGGMAGAMLASKWAGRHMRRVPQAGAVLIACTLVGYQLLVSAQRTEVPFVAAVAPMVLVGAGFGMVGAGLAGLTLSQVGHEDAGSAAGLFNTAMQLGTALGIATASVVFFNHAPAGSHGTTVTEAFAGSIWYVVAALAVMWALMFRLPRPVKAA; encoded by the coding sequence GTGTCGACCGACACCCATACCCACGGTCACCCACGCCCCGCAGGGGCTGCCCGTGCCGCCACGATCACCCTGGTCGTGGTGCTGATCGCCGAGCTGATGAACGCGCTCGACGGTTCCATCGTCCACACCGCCCTGCCCTCCATCCAGGCGGACACCAGCGCCTCCAGTGCCGCGGTGCAGTGGATCCCCGCCGCCTACACCCTCACCTTCGCCCTCGCCCTGATCACCGGCGGGCGCCTGGGTGACCTCTTCGGGCGCAAGCGGGTCTTCATCGCCGGTACCGTCCTGTTCACGCTGGCCTCGCTGCTGTGCGGGATCGCGACCGGACCGGAGTTCCTGGTCGCCGCCCGGGTCCTCCAGGGCGCCGGAGCGGCGGCCATGGTGCCGCAGGTCATGGCCACCATCGCGGTCACCTTCGACGGGGAGTCCCGTGCCAAGGCGTTCGGCTTGTACGGCATGATCATGTCGCTCGGCGGCGTCCTCGGCCCGGTCCTCGGCGCCGTCCTGACCTCCGCCGACATCGCCGGTCTCGGCTGGCGGACGATCTTCCTGATCAACCTGCCCATCGGCCTGGCCACCGTGCTGTTCGCCCTCCGGTACATCCCGGAATCTCGGGACCGGCAGGCCAGGCGTCTGGACCCGCTGGGCATGCTGCTCTCCAGTGCGGGTGTGCTGCTGATCGCCTTCCCGCTCACCGTGGGCGGCGAACGGAACTGGCCGGCCTGGAGCCTGGCCATGCTCGCCGCGGGCGTCGTCGTACTGGCCGTGTTCGTGGGCCAGCAGCGGGCCAGGACCGCCCAGAACGGGTCCGCGCTGGTGGCACTCTCGCTGTTCCGCGGCAAGGCGTTCGCCGGCGGGCTCGCCGCCCAGCTGGTCTTCGGCCTCGTGTCCGGCGTGTTCCTGCTGACGTGGGTGCTGTTCATGCAGTCCGGCCTCGGGCTTTCGCCCGGGCAGTTCGCTCCGGCGTCCGTCGCCATCTCCGTCGGCGGCATGGCCGGCGCGATGCTCGCCTCCAAGTGGGCAGGACGCCACATGCGGCGCGTGCCGCAGGCCGGGGCGGTGCTGATCGCCTGCACCCTGGTCGGCTACCAACTGCTGGTCTCCGCCCAGCGGACCGAGGTGCCGTTCGTGGCCGCCGTCGCCCCGATGGTCCTCGTCGGGGCCGGGTTCGGCATGGTCGGAGCGGGTCTCGCCGGTCTCACCCTCAGCCAGGTCGGCCACGAGGACGCCGGATCCGCGGCGGGACTGTTCAACACCGCCATGCAGCTCGGCACAGCCCTCGGTATCGCGACGGCCTCCGTCGTGTTCTTCAACCACGCCCCCGCGGGCAGCCACGGCACCACCGTGACCGAGGCGTTCGCGGGCAGCATCTGGTACGTCGTCGCCGCTCTCGCGGTGATGTGGGCGCTGATGTTCCGGTTGCCGAGGCCGGTCAAGGCCGCCTGA
- a CDS encoding TetR/AcrR family transcriptional regulator, with protein MADEERSAARRRQIFQAAATVFARQGYHGARMDDIVKESGLSKGALYWYFKNKEELATGLVHQMLSAEKRGMDALMAAPGPASERLEELVRGFARELTKDPEKGPLALELLSLAQNIPDIRACYSLHHEQYTEYMRTLLLEVCEATPEASDEAARRAEAAALALASAVDGLALRWTLARTAFDLEEKLWEVVQVIVRGLLSPSAA; from the coding sequence ATGGCGGACGAGGAGCGCAGCGCGGCACGGAGGCGCCAGATCTTCCAGGCGGCGGCCACGGTCTTCGCCCGGCAGGGCTATCACGGTGCTCGCATGGACGACATCGTCAAGGAATCAGGGCTGAGCAAAGGCGCTCTGTACTGGTACTTCAAGAACAAGGAAGAGCTGGCGACCGGGCTCGTCCACCAGATGCTGTCGGCCGAGAAGCGCGGCATGGACGCATTGATGGCCGCCCCCGGGCCGGCCTCCGAGCGCCTGGAAGAACTGGTCCGCGGGTTCGCGAGGGAACTCACGAAAGACCCGGAAAAGGGCCCGCTGGCACTGGAGTTGCTCTCGCTCGCCCAGAACATCCCTGATATCAGGGCCTGTTACAGCCTGCACCACGAGCAGTACACGGAATACATGCGCACACTTCTCCTCGAAGTGTGCGAGGCGACTCCCGAGGCGTCTGACGAAGCCGCCCGACGAGCCGAGGCCGCGGCCCTCGCCCTGGCGTCCGCCGTCGACGGTCTCGCCCTGCGCTGGACGCTGGCGCGCACGGCCTTCGACCTGGAGGAAAAGCTCTGGGAGGTCGTCCAGGTCATCGTCCGAGGCCTGCTGAGTCCGTCGGCGGCCTAG
- a CDS encoding endo-beta-N-acetylglucosaminidase H — translation MFTLVRSRARTAVLALSAVAALAFGTTAATGAAAAPAPAPAKQGPTSVAYVEVNNNSMLNVGKYTLANGGGNAFDVAVIFAANINYDTGKKKAYLHFNENVQRVLDNAATQIRPLQRQGIKVVLSVLGNHQGAGFANFPSQQAASAFAKQLSDTVTKYGLDGIDFDDEYAEYGKNGTGQPNAGSFVHLVTALRANMPDKIISLYNIGPAASRLSYGGVDISSKFDYAWNPYYGTWQVPRIALPKSKLSPAAVEIGRTSQSTAADLARRTVSEGYGVYLTYNLDGTDRSADVSAFTRELYGSDAVYTP, via the coding sequence ATGTTCACTCTTGTACGGAGCAGAGCGCGGACGGCGGTGCTCGCGCTCTCGGCCGTCGCGGCCCTCGCCTTCGGCACGACCGCCGCGACCGGCGCGGCGGCGGCCCCCGCTCCCGCTCCCGCGAAACAGGGACCGACCTCGGTGGCGTACGTCGAGGTGAATAACAACAGCATGCTCAACGTCGGCAAGTACACGCTCGCCAACGGCGGCGGCAACGCCTTCGACGTCGCCGTGATCTTCGCGGCGAACATCAACTACGACACGGGCAAGAAGAAGGCGTATCTGCACTTCAACGAGAACGTGCAACGCGTCCTCGACAACGCCGCCACGCAGATACGGCCGTTGCAGCGGCAGGGCATCAAGGTCGTCCTCTCGGTGCTCGGCAACCACCAGGGCGCGGGGTTCGCCAACTTCCCGTCCCAGCAAGCGGCTTCGGCGTTCGCGAAGCAGCTGTCGGACACCGTGACCAAGTACGGTCTCGACGGGATCGACTTCGACGACGAGTACGCCGAGTACGGCAAGAACGGCACCGGCCAGCCCAACGCCGGCTCGTTCGTGCACCTGGTGACGGCGCTGCGCGCGAACATGCCGGACAAGATCATCAGCCTCTACAACATCGGCCCGGCCGCGTCGCGCCTCTCCTACGGCGGCGTCGACATCTCGTCGAAGTTCGACTACGCCTGGAACCCGTACTACGGCACCTGGCAGGTCCCCCGCATCGCACTGCCCAAGTCGAAGCTGTCGCCGGCGGCCGTCGAGATCGGCCGGACCTCGCAGAGCACGGCCGCCGACCTAGCCCGCCGCACCGTCAGCGAGGGGTACGGCGTCTATCTGACGTACAACCTCGACGGCACCGATCGCAGCGCCGATGTCTCGGCGTTCACCAGGGAGTTGTACGGCAGTGACGCCGTCTACACACCGTAG
- a CDS encoding ArsR family transcriptional regulator, which produces MLRIHFTDVDLARTRLASAPDPLSEIAATLHRFQSRRGRWAFAGWHRAARQRLREKELERVLRSVLLPLYPRAAYYPDFLTPVGAVDGLDAGLESILATPARRVITEMNILDRTVGAPAWAGQLAGLEARKEFVGVLRAYYEAVVAPHKEQVQARIEAERAACCRGLLDGGVEGMLAGLGPMLHWRPPVLEVAYPRQADDRDLHLNGRGLTLVPSYFNWGEPVAFADPGLPPVLWYSLLHEPEARPVPGSAPERSLTNVLGRARAVALRAASAGATTGEIARAAGVSASAASRHATALRDAGLITTVRNGPAVLHTLTPTGASLLRAAVRKAEDDVTGTLV; this is translated from the coding sequence ATGCTCCGCATTCACTTCACCGACGTGGATCTGGCGAGGACCAGGCTCGCCTCCGCTCCTGATCCGCTCTCCGAGATAGCCGCGACTCTGCACCGGTTCCAGTCCCGCAGGGGCAGGTGGGCCTTCGCCGGGTGGCACCGCGCGGCACGGCAGCGGCTTCGGGAGAAGGAACTGGAGCGCGTACTGCGGAGTGTTCTGCTGCCCTTGTATCCAAGGGCCGCGTACTATCCGGATTTTCTCACCCCGGTCGGTGCGGTGGACGGACTGGACGCGGGTCTTGAGTCAATTCTGGCTACGCCTGCGCGACGGGTCATCACGGAGATGAACATCCTCGACCGGACCGTCGGAGCACCTGCCTGGGCCGGGCAACTGGCCGGACTGGAAGCGCGCAAGGAGTTCGTGGGGGTGCTGCGCGCCTACTACGAGGCCGTCGTCGCCCCCCACAAGGAGCAGGTCCAGGCGCGCATCGAGGCCGAGAGGGCGGCATGCTGCCGAGGGCTCCTCGACGGCGGAGTGGAGGGCATGCTCGCGGGACTCGGGCCCATGCTGCACTGGCGCCCTCCCGTCCTGGAGGTCGCTTACCCCAGACAGGCGGACGACCGGGACCTGCACCTCAACGGCCGTGGGCTCACGCTCGTCCCTTCGTACTTCAACTGGGGCGAGCCGGTCGCCTTCGCCGACCCGGGGCTGCCGCCCGTGCTCTGGTACTCGCTGCTCCACGAGCCCGAGGCCCGCCCCGTGCCTGGCAGCGCCCCCGAGCGGTCCCTGACCAACGTCCTCGGACGTGCCCGAGCGGTCGCCCTGCGCGCCGCGTCCGCCGGCGCCACGACCGGCGAGATCGCCCGCGCTGCCGGAGTTTCGGCCTCCGCCGCCAGCAGACACGCCACCGCGCTGCGCGACGCGGGACTCATCACCACCGTTCGGAACGGCCCGGCCGTGCTGCACACCCTCACACCCACGGGCGCATCCCTGCTGCGCGCCGCCGTGCGCAAGGCCGAGGACGACGTCACGGGAACCCTCGTCTGA
- a CDS encoding MFS transporter has protein sequence MRAGTTRPQHGRQPPPPHPIEPVPQRPRTQGAPVSGTHEAAHRWLGLLSLSLGLLVIGLDTTILTVALPTLATSLEATTSQLQWFTDAYTLAFAALLLPSGVLGGRLGRKRVLVAGLLLFTAGLVLAVLADTSGGLVLARLVMGVGAAAIAPQALALVPLLFPRDQRPRAAALATATFALGLPLGPLIGGGLLNSFWWGSIFLINIPVLALALVGVVRYVPEARGPRVPLDVVGSVLALTGISALLYGIIEAPNRGWGDPLALLAIFTGVALLCALLLWLRQAPHPLVDLSPFRSAHFAWGTATVCVVMFVLLGILFVVPQFLQQVQGHDAMATGIRLMPMFVGVLFATVAAEKLVSRFGIKWVVAVGMLLWAIALILLGRLAADSTYAATALALAIAGVALALTLPTTFDAVLSSLPPDTAGAGSALANACRQVGAAAGIAVLGSVLNTVYRGELDDGAVPQLAGGSMDAVRDHLAGAEAAAAALPSGQGQAVLAAARDAFVSGMSAASLVGAGVAAVMSLLVVAMLPARGGDGASARADPGPDSGAGAQVHQ, from the coding sequence ATGCGGGCCGGGACGACCCGGCCACAGCACGGTCGACAACCTCCGCCTCCTCATCCGATTGAGCCCGTGCCGCAACGGCCGCGCACACAGGGAGCACCAGTGTCTGGCACTCACGAGGCAGCTCACCGCTGGCTCGGTCTACTCTCGCTGAGTCTCGGCCTCTTGGTCATCGGTCTTGACACCACCATCCTGACCGTGGCCCTGCCGACCCTCGCCACGTCGCTGGAGGCGACGACCTCCCAACTGCAGTGGTTCACCGACGCGTACACGCTGGCCTTCGCCGCCCTGCTCCTGCCGTCGGGGGTGCTGGGCGGCAGGCTCGGCCGTAAACGCGTCCTGGTCGCGGGCTTGTTGCTCTTCACGGCGGGTCTTGTGCTCGCGGTGCTCGCGGACACCTCCGGCGGCCTCGTCCTCGCCCGCCTCGTCATGGGCGTGGGCGCGGCCGCAATCGCACCACAGGCACTGGCACTTGTGCCTCTGCTCTTCCCGCGGGACCAGCGGCCGCGGGCGGCAGCTCTCGCGACGGCCACGTTCGCGCTGGGGCTGCCGCTCGGCCCGCTGATCGGTGGCGGTCTGCTGAACTCGTTCTGGTGGGGATCGATCTTCCTGATCAACATCCCCGTGCTGGCCCTCGCACTGGTCGGTGTGGTGCGGTACGTGCCTGAGGCCAGGGGCCCGCGGGTGCCTCTCGACGTCGTCGGGTCGGTGCTGGCCCTGACGGGGATCTCCGCTCTTCTCTACGGCATCATCGAGGCACCGAACCGGGGATGGGGCGACCCGCTGGCGCTGCTCGCGATCTTCACGGGTGTGGCGCTCCTCTGCGCGCTGCTTCTGTGGCTGCGGCAGGCCCCGCATCCCCTGGTCGACCTCTCCCCCTTCCGCAGCGCTCACTTCGCGTGGGGTACGGCCACCGTCTGCGTGGTCATGTTCGTGCTCCTGGGCATCCTGTTCGTGGTCCCGCAGTTCCTCCAGCAGGTCCAGGGGCATGACGCCATGGCCACCGGGATCCGGCTGATGCCGATGTTCGTCGGCGTGCTGTTCGCCACGGTGGCGGCCGAGAAGCTCGTGAGCAGGTTCGGCATCAAGTGGGTCGTCGCGGTGGGCATGCTGCTGTGGGCGATCGCGCTGATACTCCTGGGACGGCTCGCCGCGGACAGCACGTACGCGGCGACCGCTCTCGCGTTGGCGATCGCCGGCGTGGCGCTCGCCCTGACGCTGCCGACCACGTTCGACGCCGTGCTCAGCTCCCTCCCGCCGGACACCGCCGGTGCGGGATCGGCGCTTGCCAACGCCTGCCGACAGGTCGGTGCCGCCGCGGGCATCGCCGTACTGGGCAGCGTCCTGAACACCGTCTACCGCGGTGAGCTCGACGACGGGGCGGTGCCCCAGCTCGCCGGTGGGTCCATGGATGCCGTGCGCGACCATCTCGCAGGAGCCGAAGCGGCGGCGGCCGCGCTGCCCTCGGGCCAAGGGCAGGCGGTGCTCGCCGCCGCGCGGGACGCATTCGTCTCCGGCATGTCGGCGGCGTCCCTGGTCGGCGCCGGGGTCGCCGCCGTGATGTCGCTCCTGGTCGTGGCCATGCTGCCGGCGCGGGGCGGCGACGGGGCTTCAGCGAGGGCTGACCCGGGCCCTGACTCCGGGGCTGGGGCGCAGGTTCACCAGTAG
- a CDS encoding MMPL family transporter: protein MNPQKAPDEARPAPPLLHRLGVWSATHAWRVVAVWLVVLVGAGLLVPRFTDSLTGSSLSITGSESARAEKLMKERFDSAITEDVVVVFDSATRSVKDPAFREAVERGISELRDQDGVASVEDPYAPDGEAQFSDDGRTALVLAGLTGDERDRQEVAPKLQEALDGTARGDIEVMLTGSSALNAAVVEQEDKDLARAESIGLPIALIVLLIAFGTLVAAGLPLILGVFALMTSFGALGALSYLTTFDTFVQAVVTMLGLALGIDYCLFMVTRQREELGSRRGRSIPEVVGATMATAGKAVLFSGFTVLVSVAGLLLVRAPVFRSMALGVMVAVAVMLAVAMTLLPAVLALLGTRINRFAVPGLRRAVQHPDPEHSVWARWTRLVLRRPVLVGGAATLVLLLAAAPVFGLKLGFDVGASAVADAPAGAGYNLVAKKFAPGTATPVQVVVTSPDGRLDNAGLKSIDRLSTLVKDNKQVDGVLSLTDALKEQTGATDQEALRTALADDKGELDRIVSSSGDATILTVFSKSAPDSDATIDLVHWIRDTAAPRAAGPESGIVVDTGGLTAQTIDVGAEINRGTPWVLTAILGMSFLLLLLAFRSLVLALSAIVMNLLSVGAAFGLLTWVFQDGAGEALLDFTSRGFIQAYLPILTFVVLFGLSMDYEVFLISRMKEEWDRTKDNTRAVTVGVVHTAKVITAAAAIMVVVFASFMITSVVEVKQMGFALAVAVLVDATLIRVVVVPAVMRLLGTANWWLPAWLDRALPRVQLTEGPSPAADDGTEDSDAGRDDPATARSTTSASSSD, encoded by the coding sequence GTGAACCCCCAGAAAGCTCCGGACGAGGCACGTCCGGCCCCGCCCCTGCTGCACAGGCTCGGCGTCTGGAGTGCCACACATGCCTGGCGAGTGGTGGCCGTCTGGCTGGTCGTGCTGGTGGGGGCCGGGCTGCTCGTCCCGCGGTTCACCGACAGCCTGACCGGCTCCTCGCTGAGCATCACGGGCTCCGAGTCCGCCCGCGCGGAGAAGCTCATGAAGGAGCGGTTCGACAGCGCGATCACCGAGGACGTCGTCGTGGTCTTCGACTCGGCGACACGCTCGGTGAAGGACCCGGCGTTCCGCGAGGCCGTCGAGCGCGGCATCTCCGAACTGCGGGACCAGGACGGCGTGGCCAGCGTCGAAGACCCGTACGCCCCGGACGGAGAAGCCCAGTTCTCCGACGACGGCCGGACAGCGCTCGTGCTGGCGGGTCTCACCGGCGACGAACGTGACCGTCAGGAAGTCGCGCCCAAGCTCCAGGAGGCGCTCGACGGCACCGCGCGCGGCGACATCGAGGTCATGCTGACCGGGTCGAGCGCGCTCAACGCGGCGGTGGTCGAGCAGGAGGACAAGGACCTCGCGCGGGCGGAATCGATCGGCCTGCCGATCGCACTGATCGTCCTGCTCATCGCCTTCGGCACGCTCGTCGCCGCTGGACTGCCGCTGATCCTTGGTGTGTTCGCGCTCATGACGTCCTTCGGCGCTCTCGGGGCTCTCAGCTACCTCACGACCTTCGACACCTTCGTCCAGGCCGTGGTCACCATGCTCGGTCTCGCCCTGGGCATCGACTACTGCCTGTTCATGGTCACCCGGCAGCGTGAAGAGCTCGGCAGCCGCCGCGGCCGGTCGATCCCCGAAGTCGTCGGTGCCACCATGGCGACCGCGGGCAAGGCCGTGCTGTTCTCGGGGTTCACGGTCCTGGTGTCGGTGGCCGGGCTCCTTCTCGTCCGCGCACCCGTCTTCCGGTCGATGGCGCTGGGCGTCATGGTGGCGGTGGCCGTCATGCTCGCGGTGGCGATGACGCTGCTGCCCGCCGTGCTGGCCCTCCTGGGCACCAGGATCAACCGGTTCGCCGTACCAGGACTTCGACGTGCCGTGCAGCACCCGGACCCCGAGCACTCGGTCTGGGCACGCTGGACACGCTTGGTGTTGCGCCGTCCCGTGCTCGTCGGAGGCGCGGCCACGCTGGTACTGCTGCTCGCGGCAGCTCCCGTGTTCGGGCTGAAGCTCGGGTTCGACGTGGGCGCGAGCGCCGTCGCCGACGCCCCGGCCGGCGCGGGCTACAACCTCGTCGCGAAGAAGTTCGCCCCGGGGACGGCCACCCCCGTACAGGTCGTCGTGACCAGTCCCGACGGCCGGCTGGACAACGCGGGGCTGAAGTCCATCGACCGGCTCAGCACGCTCGTCAAGGACAACAAGCAAGTCGACGGCGTCCTTTCACTGACGGACGCGCTGAAGGAACAGACCGGCGCCACGGATCAGGAGGCCCTGCGCACCGCGCTCGCCGACGACAAGGGCGAACTCGACCGCATCGTCAGCTCATCGGGCGACGCCACGATCCTGACGGTGTTCTCCAAGAGCGCCCCGGACTCCGACGCGACCATCGACCTCGTCCACTGGATCCGCGACACCGCGGCTCCCCGGGCGGCCGGACCGGAGAGCGGCATCGTGGTCGACACCGGAGGTCTGACCGCGCAGACCATCGATGTCGGCGCGGAGATCAACAGGGGAACGCCGTGGGTCCTGACGGCCATCCTCGGGATGTCCTTCCTGCTGCTCCTGCTCGCCTTCCGCAGCCTGGTCCTGGCGCTCAGCGCGATCGTGATGAACCTTCTCTCCGTGGGCGCCGCGTTCGGCCTGCTGACCTGGGTCTTCCAGGACGGCGCGGGCGAGGCCCTGTTGGACTTCACCAGCCGCGGCTTCATCCAGGCCTATCTGCCGATCCTGACCTTCGTCGTCCTCTTCGGCCTCTCCATGGACTACGAGGTGTTCCTCATCTCCCGGATGAAGGAGGAGTGGGACCGCACCAAGGACAACACGCGCGCCGTCACCGTCGGGGTCGTCCACACCGCCAAGGTCATCACGGCGGCAGCCGCCATCATGGTGGTGGTCTTCGCCTCCTTCATGATCACCAGCGTGGTCGAAGTGAAGCAGATGGGCTTCGCCCTGGCTGTCGCGGTGCTCGTCGACGCCACGCTGATCCGCGTCGTGGTCGTACCGGCCGTGATGCGGCTGCTCGGAACGGCCAACTGGTGGCTTCCCGCGTGGCTCGACCGGGCGCTTCCTCGCGTGCAGCTCACGGAGGGGCCGAGTCCCGCGGCTGACGACGGCACGGAAGACAGCGATGCGGGCCGGGACGACCCGGCCACAGCACGGTCGACAACCTCCGCCTCCTCATCCGATTGA
- a CDS encoding DUF6243 family protein, translating into MSKNINNPVGMGGGKRKKLSRAERQNNGPHRNLDRQSAADQKAELVRKMREKVGTAEGAGQTSDDTAQS; encoded by the coding sequence GTGAGCAAGAACATCAACAACCCCGTGGGCATGGGCGGCGGCAAGCGCAAGAAGCTGTCCCGCGCCGAACGCCAGAACAACGGTCCGCACCGCAACCTCGACCGCCAGAGCGCCGCCGACCAGAAGGCGGAGCTGGTGCGCAAGATGCGCGAGAAGGTGGGCACCGCCGAGGGCGCCGGGCAGACGAGCGACGACACCGCACAGAGCTGA
- a CDS encoding cation diffusion facilitator family transporter: protein MRDHKDEHGAGGHAGHSHGVSADADRRWLGIALALLATFMAAEVVVGIMAQSLALISDAAHMLTDAASIVLALIAMRLAARPARGGFTYGLKRAEILSAQANGLTLLLLGAWLAYEAVRRLIDPPDVEGGLMLVTALAGIVVNVAAAWCISRANRSSLNVEGAYQHILNDLFAFIGTAVAALVVVLTGYSRADAIATLVVVALMVKAGYGLIRESGRILLEAAPADVDPDSLGDKLVAQPSVVEVHDLHIWQITSGQAALSAHVLVEPGGDCHAVRRDLEELLRHDYGITHTTVQVDHLAEKVLQVARHGEAADGSSHCQEPHGPVHREEPHEH, encoded by the coding sequence ATGCGTGACCACAAGGATGAGCACGGCGCGGGCGGGCACGCGGGGCACTCGCACGGCGTATCGGCGGACGCGGACCGGCGGTGGCTGGGGATCGCGCTCGCACTGCTCGCCACCTTCATGGCGGCCGAGGTCGTCGTCGGCATCATGGCGCAATCCCTGGCCCTGATCTCCGACGCGGCGCACATGCTCACGGACGCCGCCTCGATCGTCCTCGCCCTGATCGCGATGCGCCTGGCCGCGCGCCCGGCCCGCGGCGGCTTCACCTACGGCCTCAAGCGCGCCGAGATCCTCTCCGCCCAGGCCAACGGCCTTACGTTGCTGCTGCTCGGTGCCTGGCTGGCGTACGAGGCGGTGCGCCGGCTGATCGACCCGCCCGATGTCGAGGGCGGACTGATGCTCGTCACGGCCCTCGCCGGAATCGTCGTGAACGTGGCCGCCGCCTGGTGCATCTCCAGGGCCAACCGCTCCTCGCTCAACGTCGAGGGCGCCTACCAGCACATACTCAACGACCTGTTCGCCTTCATCGGCACCGCCGTCGCCGCCCTGGTCGTCGTCCTTACGGGCTACTCCCGCGCCGACGCGATCGCCACACTCGTCGTGGTCGCCCTCATGGTGAAGGCCGGGTACGGGCTCATACGTGAGTCGGGCCGCATTCTTCTGGAAGCCGCCCCCGCCGACGTGGACCCCGACTCCCTGGGCGACAAACTCGTCGCCCAGCCGAGCGTCGTCGAGGTGCACGATCTGCACATCTGGCAGATCACGTCCGGCCAGGCCGCGTTGTCCGCGCACGTCCTGGTCGAACCGGGCGGTGACTGCCACGCCGTCCGCCGTGATCTCGAGGAACTGCTGCGTCACGACTACGGCATCACCCACACCACGGTCCAGGTCGACCACTTGGCGGAGAAGGTGCTGCAGGTGGCCCGGCACGGGGAAGCGGCGGACGGCTCCTCGCACTGCCAGGAGCCGCATGGCCCGGTGCACCGCGAGGAGCCGCACGAGCACTGA
- a CDS encoding MFS transporter: MSRDTHTTTISSRPAGRARALTLAVVLTAELMNALDGSVVYTALPSIAADTGATTAALQWIHAAYALTLALGLITGGRLGDLYGRKRIFLGGTTVFTLASLLCGISTGPDLLIAARVLQGAAAAAMVPQVLATLHVTFEEGSRAKAFGLYGTVMSLGSVTGPVLGGVLTQADLFGLGWRPIFLINLPIGIAAVVLGLRCIPKSRDRTAGRLDPLGIFLSALGLLLITLPLTVGGEHGWPAWSFATFGAGLLVMALFVGQQKAKTRKDGSPLVVLSLFTGRAFSAGLATQLAFGLLSGVFFLSWALFMQDGLGLTPGQAAAGFVAASLGEMSGAWLAMSLVARYGRAVPQAGALLAAATLCGYHHLITTEGTGMGTVPAAAPMLAVGFGLGMIGAPLADLTLGKVSHQYAGSASGLFNTGTQLGIALGTALTTVVLFTDISAGTRGPAMNAAFADSLGYVVGTLVTMWALMLLLPKRTRTS; this comes from the coding sequence GTGTCCCGCGACACCCACACGACCACCATCAGCAGCCGGCCCGCGGGCCGCGCCCGGGCCCTCACCCTCGCCGTCGTCCTGACCGCAGAGTTGATGAACGCCCTCGACGGCTCCGTCGTCTACACCGCCCTGCCCTCCATCGCCGCCGACACCGGCGCCACCACCGCGGCCCTCCAGTGGATCCACGCCGCCTACGCCCTGACCTTAGCCCTCGGCCTGATCACCGGCGGCCGGCTCGGCGACCTCTACGGGCGCAAGCGGATCTTCCTCGGCGGCACGACCGTCTTCACTCTGGCCTCGCTGCTCTGCGGAATCTCGACCGGACCGGACCTCCTGATCGCCGCCCGCGTCCTGCAAGGCGCAGCGGCCGCGGCGATGGTCCCGCAGGTCCTGGCCACCCTGCACGTCACCTTCGAGGAGGGCTCCCGGGCGAAGGCGTTCGGCCTGTACGGGACGGTCATGTCGCTCGGCAGTGTCACCGGACCGGTCCTGGGCGGTGTCCTGACCCAGGCCGACCTGTTCGGCCTGGGCTGGCGGCCGATCTTCCTGATCAATCTGCCCATCGGGATCGCCGCGGTCGTCCTCGGCCTGCGCTGCATCCCCAAGTCCCGCGACCGCACCGCCGGGCGCCTGGACCCGCTCGGCATCTTCCTGTCCGCGCTCGGCCTGCTGCTGATCACGCTCCCGCTGACGGTGGGCGGCGAACACGGTTGGCCCGCCTGGTCGTTCGCGACGTTCGGCGCCGGCCTGCTCGTCATGGCGCTGTTCGTGGGCCAGCAGAAGGCCAAGACGCGCAAGGACGGCTCACCCCTGGTGGTCCTCTCCCTCTTCACCGGCCGCGCCTTCAGCGCCGGGCTCGCCACCCAGCTCGCCTTCGGCCTGCTGTCCGGGGTCTTCTTCCTGTCCTGGGCGCTGTTCATGCAGGACGGCCTCGGCCTCACGCCGGGCCAGGCCGCTGCCGGTTTCGTCGCCGCGTCCCTCGGTGAGATGAGCGGCGCCTGGCTCGCCATGAGCCTCGTAGCGCGCTACGGGCGAGCCGTGCCGCAGGCCGGGGCCCTGCTCGCCGCCGCCACCCTGTGCGGGTACCACCACCTCATCACCACCGAGGGCACCGGCATGGGAACGGTGCCGGCCGCGGCGCCGATGCTCGCCGTCGGTTTCGGCCTCGGCATGATCGGCGCCCCGCTCGCCGACCTGACCCTCGGCAAGGTCTCCCACCAGTACGCCGGGTCAGCCTCCGGCCTCTTCAACACCGGAACGCAGCTCGGCATCGCGCTGGGCACCGCGCTGACCACCGTGGTCCTCTTCACCGACATCAGCGCCGGCACCCGCGGCCCAGCCATGAACGCCGCTTTCGCCGACAGCCTCGGGTACGTCGTCGGCACACTCGTCACGATGTGGGCGCTGATGCTCCTGCTTCCCAAGCGAACCCGCACCAGCTGA